Below is a genomic region from Armatimonadota bacterium.
GGGCGGCCTGCCGATGGGATCGGATTCGCGCCTCGCGGCCGTGGATCCGTCAGGAGGGCTCTACGGCGTGCGCAACCTGTTCGTGGCCGACGCGAGTCTCTTCCCTTCCGCGCCCGGCGTGAACCCGATGATTGCCATAATGGCGATGGCCTACCGCGTAGCGCGGCGGATCGCATCCGATCAGCCGTAGCCCAGTTCGGCCAGCCGCTCCTCGTCGAACCCGAAGTAGTGCGCGATCTCGTGTACGACCGTGCGCCGGATCTCCTCGCGGATCTCGTCCTCGGTATCGCACGCTTCCTCGAGCGGCCCCTGGAAGATGGTGATGACGTCGGGCAGGGTGTAGGGCAGCATGGGGCTCCGATCGGGAAGCGGCGTGCCGTGGTAGAGACCGAACAGAACATCGTCCCGATCCATCCCGGCATCGGCAAGATGCTCCTCGGTCGGCCATTCGTCCACCGTGACCTCGATGTTGTCCAGGGCGCCGCGCAGATCCGGAGGGATGCCGCGCAGGGCGTCGGCCACGATTTGCTCGAATCGTTTGCGGCTGATACGGATCATTTCAGTTCCCAGGATACCACTGCGCTTGACAATCCTCCTGGGAGCCGGGTACAATCATACGGTACTTGTGTACGTCACCGTATTGTTCGCCGTACACTGGGTTGGTCATGGTAACCCGCACAGGACGTTTGGAAGTCCGACTCCCTGATGCCACACGCCGGCTGCTGAGCGAGGAGGCACGCCGCCGCGGCATCCCGGTATCCGAACTGGTGCGACAGGGTATTGAACTGGTCATCCGCGAGGACCGCGCCGCCCGCCTCAAGGCCGCCGTGACACTGTTCGCCGTCGGGGCACCGGTCGCCGATTGGGAAACCATGGAGGACGAGATCGAGCGTGCGCACGGGGCGGACAACCGGTGAGCCCCGTATTCCTGGATACCAACGTGCCCATGTATGCCGCCGGCACCGACCACTCGCTCCGCGGCCCGTGTCAGCGGGTGGTGCGGGCGGCCGCCGAAGGCACGCTGGACGCCGTCACCGATGTCGAGGTGTTCCAGGAGATCCTTTACCGGTACTGGGCAATCGGGCAGCGGCAGGCAGGCCTGGCGGTCTTCGACAGCTTCCACCGCATCATGCTCGGCAAGATCCTCCCGGTCGAGCAGGCCGACATCGAGCAGGCCAGAGCCCTGCTCGCGCAGCACGCCGCGCTAAGCCCGCGGGACGCCATCCATCTGGCCGTAATGGTCACGCGTGGAATCCGCGAGATCATCAGCGCCGATCTGGATTTCGACGCGGTCCCCGGCGTGCAGCGCATCGACCCCACGACGTTCGGATGATACCTGACCCGGCCGGGCATATTGCGGCCGGCGCCGGGGTTATAGGACAATGTGCGTTGATCTCCTCAAGCGAGAGGGTTCCCGGAGGTTTGCTCTGCAATGCCGATCTATGAGTACGTGTGCAACAACTGTGGCAAGAGGTTTGAGCGGCTCGTCTGGAGCAGCACGGCCGCGGACGAGATCGTGTGCCCGTCCTGCGGCGAAAGCAACTCGCGCAAGGTGATGTCCACTTTCGGCGTCGGCCGCTCGGCCGGCGGTGGCGGCGCGATCGGCTCGTCCTGCCCGGCGGCGGCGCCGGGGTGCAGCACCGGCGGCGGCTGAAGGCTGCAGTAGGGCGGCCGGGCGCCGCCTACGGTTCGATCCACCCCCTGGTGCGCTCCACGGCGCGCTTCCACCCGCGCAGCGCCGACTCGCGGCGGTCCTCGTCCCAGGCCGGCTCGAAGGTGCGCTCTGCCTTCCACAGGGCGCGCAGTTCTTCTGTGGACCTGAACGCTCTCGACGCCAGGCCCGCGGCGTAGGCCGCGCCTAGCGCCGTCGTCTCACGCACCGCGGGCCGCACTACCGGCACGCCCAGGATGTCCGCCTGGAGCTGCATGAGCAGGTCGTTGCCGGTCGCACCGCCGTCCACCTTCAGCACGCTCACCGCGTGATTGCTGTCGGCAACCATCGCGTCGAGCACCTCGCGACTCTGGAAGCAAATCGCCTCCAGTGTCGCGCGAACCAGGTGCGCCTTCGTCACGAACCGCGTCAACCCCACAACCGCGCCGCGCGCGCTCATGTCCCAGTGCGGCGCGAACAGGCCGGAGAACGCCGGAACGAAATAGATCCCGCCGGCGTCCCGCACCTGCGCCGCTATCGTCTCGGTCTCGGCCGCGCTTGAGATCAGGCCCAGGTTGTCGCGCAGCCACTGGACCGCGGCGCCGGTGATCGCCACCGACCCCTCCAGCGCGTAGGCCCGTCCATCGCCGGAATTCTGCGCCAGGCCGCCCACGCGGGCCGCGCCCAGATCGTACGCGGCCGTGCCGAGCAGCCCGCGCGTGCTGCGCACCGCGACCGCGCCCGCGTGCTGTAGCAGGAACGAGCCGGTCCCGTATGTGTTCTTGGCCTCACCAGGCGCGAAGCACGCCTGACCCACAAGCGCGGCCTGCTGATCGCCCAGGTCTCCGCACACCGGAATCGCTTCGCCGAGCGGTCCATCGGCAAGCGTGCTGCCGTAGGGCTCGGCAGCGGCAGAGGGCCGGATCGCGGCCAGCGCGCCGGAGGGGACCATGAAGCGCTCCAGGAGGACCGGGTCCCACCTCAAGTCGTCGAGGCCGCACAGCAACGTGCGCGAGGCGTTGGTGGGATCGGTCACGTGCGCGCCGCCCGAAGGTCCGCCCGTCAGGTTCCAGATCACCCAGGTGTCAATCGTGCCGAGGCGGAGATGCCCTGCCGCGGCCAGATCCCGCGCCTCGGGCACGTTCGCCAGCAGCCATCGGATCTTCGTCGCCGAGAAGTACGTGCTGATGGGCAGCCCGGTGCGGGCGCGCACGTCGTCTTCCCACCCGGATGCAATCAGCGCCCGGCAGTCGGGCTCTGTTCGCGTGTCCTGCCAGACGATCGCGTTGTGGACAGGACGGCCGGTGCGAGCGTCCCATGCAACCACGGTCTCGCGCTGGTTGGTGACGCCCACCGCCAGGATGCGCCCGCGCGGCGCAGCGGCGATCGCCTCGCGCGCGACCTCCTGCGTGCGCGCCCATATCTCCAGCGCGTCGTGCTCGACCCATCCGGGCTGCGGGTAGATCTGCCGGTGCTCGCGATAGGCTGAGGCGGCCGCGCGCCCGCTCAGGTCAAAGAGGATGCAGCGTGTTCCGGTCGTGCCCTGGTCAACCGCGGCAAGGTATTCGTTCATCTCTCGCTCCTGTGCACGAGTTTCCTGACCCACCTGGCATGCCCCAGGTGGAAGTGGCTGTGCCCGACGACGGCCCAGTAGAGGAGCCACGCCCTGGACTTCCCCTTCCACAGATCAACCAGCCTGGTCGCGTTCGGCCTGAAAGCACCCAGGGACGCCGCCTGGTCCACCCTAAGGGGATCCACCACGCCGTCCAGCGCCTCGGGCGTGAGGCCCCCCACGACTTCCCGCGTCCGCCAGCCTACGCCGGTACGGTACTGACGGAGACCTGGCAGGTCCACCGCGTCGCTGAACTCACCGACCTCGTCGGAAGTCATCCCGGTGCCGACGTCCCGCTCCGTCACGTTGAGGCGCGGGTAGAAGCCGCCTTCGAACAGCACCTGCGGGCGACCTGCCAGGACGACGTTGACGGTCACGTCCTCGATCCGGGTAATGTGCCAGAGCAGCCAGGCGATCGAGTTGAATCCGTGCGGCCTGACCCGAAGCTGCTCATCGCTCAACCCTCGCACCGCGAACACCTCGAGGGACATCCCGCCCTCGCCGTCCGCCACCTCGGGCAGGTGCACGAGCGCGTGCTCCCGCAGAAAGAACTGTAGCGCGTCCATGGTTCCCTCCTTGAGGCGCCTACCGATTTCGCCTCCCTGATTCCTACGTGACTCATACCTGCTGGCCGGGGAATTCTCCTGTGTCGGGCGCGGTTGAGTAAGGAGAGGACATGGAGCCGCCGGGGGCAAACATAAGAAGACACCCAGGCGATGTCATGAGACGCAGGGTCATCGGACCTGGAGGTGGGGGATTGTGAAGATCGTCCGTTGGGCGCTGCTCCTGGCACTGGTCACCGTGCTGATGGCATCTCCGGCCGCCGATACGCAGGAGGCCCCGGTTGCGATCCGGTACTTCGGGCAGTCGTTCTTTCTGGTCACGTCCGGCGCGCTCCGCATCGCGATTGATCCCTTCGGTGACATCGGGTACCCCTTTCCCTCGGGTGAAGGCGACGTTGTGCTGGTCACGCACGAGCACAGGGATCACAACAACGTGGGCCTGATAGGCGGCGCGCCCAGGATCCTGCGAGGGCTCACCGATGGCGGGCGGGAATGGGCGAAGATCTACGAGCGCATCGCAGGGACGCTTTTCTACACGGTGCCCTCGTTCCACGACGACCAGTTCGGGACGGCGCGCGGCCTGAACGCCATCTTCGTCATGGAAACGGGCGGGCTCCGAATCGCGCATCTCGGGGATCATGGGCAGCCGTTCCTGAGCGAAGGCGTATTGCGCGCCATCGGACGGGTGGACATCCTGATGATTCCGGTCGGGGGAGCGCCCTTCACGATCGGCGCGCGCGAGGCCACGCACATCGTGGGCCAGATCCATCCCCGCCTGGCTATTCCTATGCACTACAGGACCGCGGTCAGGCCCGAATGGCCAGGGACGGATGAACGGCCGTTCCTGGAAGGGAAGCCGAACGTTCGGCGGCTGGGTAGTAACTTGCTGATCGTCGCGCGCGACCAGCTCCCGGCCACGACGCAGATCGTGGTGATGAACTGGCGCTAGCCGCGGGGTGGTTTGCCGCGGCGACGGCGTGCTCTAGCCGCGGGCCAGCTCCGTCCTGATCGAGGCAATCACGGCGCGGCCCTCGTCGCTGTCGGTGACGAACTCGATCGCGCCCGGCGAGGACACGCCCAGCCCCAGCTCGACCGCGCGCCTGATCTGCTCCTGATCGAAGATGCGCCCGTCAGCCACCGGGCTGCCCACACCGTGCATCCGCAGCAGCGCGACGCCCGCGGAGTCGAGCGCCACGCGATCTGTGCCGGCAAGCACCACCCCGGGCCGCGCCAGCCGTCCGGCCTCGGGGCCAGCGTCCACGAACGCTAGGATTCCATCCAGCACAACCATGGCCGGCCGGTAGAGCAGGTTCAGCTCGGCGATGAGCGATCGCTGTCGCGGAGAACCGTGCAGTTCGCGCATGTATTCATAGCCGTCCGGGCCGGTTCGCGCCACCATGCCGACCGTGTTCTTCAGCGCCATGGTGAACTGGCCGCCGAAGCGATGGGTCTTCAGGCAGCAGGTCGAGATGATGAGGTCTGCCTGCTCGAACAACGCGGGGTATAGAACACCCCGTTGCCACTGCCCCCGGGGGAGGGAGCGCGCCAGCCACTCGGAAGGCGGGAGGGTCTCCAGGGGCACGACCCGCACCCCGAGCTCGCGGCCCACTACGTCCAGCCCTTTCTCGCGTATCACCCGGGGCGTGTCGCCCATGCCGCTGCGGTCGGCAACGGTGATCTCGCGAGCACCGCCGGTCTTGCAGATCTCGATGAGCGTGCGCAGGGTCTCCTCGTGTGTCGAAGCAGGGAAGGCGTGGCTGCTGTTGAGGTTGGGCTTGATGACGACCGACCGGCCTGCCATCTGGACAGGGGGCAGGAGGCGGAGCGCTCGCAACACGCCGTCGCGATGGCTGTCGGTCTTGACCAGCGCCACGCGGGCCGACTCTGAAGCCCAGAGGCGCGCGGGCCACTCCCGCAGTGCGAGCGCGCCTCCCACGGTCGCGGCGGTCTTCAGGAACTTTCGCCGGCTCTGGCGCACGGCAGAACACCTCCCTACCGCTGCGGTTCACGCCTGAATTCGGGAGGCGGCCCTCCACCTTCCTGCTTCCCACTATCCTGGCCGCCCTGCTCCCCTGGCTTCCTGGGATCCTATGAGGAATCCGTTCGTCCACCGATGCCGCAGGATTGCCCCGGTCCGTACATTGAATGGTACCAGCAGCCAGCCGAACGAACCGGACTGGAGAAAGCCGCATGGCGCACAAGAGGGCCGGCGCGATCACAATCAACGAGGCCTGGTGCAAGCGGTGTGATATCTGCATCGCCTTCTGCCCGCGGGACGTCCTGGCGGCCGGCGACGGCGGGATTCCCCGGGTTGTGGATCTTCAGGCCTGCACACTCTGCATGCTCTGCGTGTTGCGGTGCCCTGATTTCGCCGTCGAGGTCACTGAGGACAAGGAGGTCGCATCAGGCGATGTCGCAGCCGCGACTCATGCAGGGTAACGAAGCCTGCGTGGAGGGGGCGCTGGAGGCCGGACTGCAGTTCTTCGCCGGATACCCGATCACACCGTCCACCGAGATCGCCGAGATGCTGGCCGACCGGCTGCCCCGCTCCGGTGGTTTCTTCATACAGATGGAGGACGAGATAGCCAGCATGGCCGCCGTGATCGGCGCGTCGCTGGCCGGGATGCGGGCAATGACGGCCACCTCGGGACCCGG
It encodes:
- the glpK gene encoding glycerol kinase GlpK; the encoded protein is MNEYLAAVDQGTTGTRCILFDLSGRAAASAYREHRQIYPQPGWVEHDALEIWARTQEVAREAIAAAPRGRILAVGVTNQRETVVAWDARTGRPVHNAIVWQDTRTEPDCRALIASGWEDDVRARTGLPISTYFSATKIRWLLANVPEARDLAAAGHLRLGTIDTWVIWNLTGGPSGGAHVTDPTNASRTLLCGLDDLRWDPVLLERFMVPSGALAAIRPSAAAEPYGSTLADGPLGEAIPVCGDLGDQQAALVGQACFAPGEAKNTYGTGSFLLQHAGAVAVRSTRGLLGTAAYDLGAARVGGLAQNSGDGRAYALEGSVAITGAAVQWLRDNLGLISSAAETETIAAQVRDAGGIYFVPAFSGLFAPHWDMSARGAVVGLTRFVTKAHLVRATLEAICFQSREVLDAMVADSNHAVSVLKVDGGATGNDLLMQLQADILGVPVVRPAVRETTALGAAYAAGLASRAFRSTEELRALWKAERTFEPAWDEDRRESALRGWKRAVERTRGWIEP
- a CDS encoding DinB family protein, whose translation is MDALQFFLREHALVHLPEVADGEGGMSLEVFAVRGLSDEQLRVRPHGFNSIAWLLWHITRIEDVTVNVVLAGRPQVLFEGGFYPRLNVTERDVGTGMTSDEVGEFSDAVDLPGLRQYRTGVGWRTREVVGGLTPEALDGVVDPLRVDQAASLGAFRPNATRLVDLWKGKSRAWLLYWAVVGHSHFHLGHARWVRKLVHRSER
- a CDS encoding zinc ribbon domain-containing protein, with amino-acid sequence MPIYEYVCNNCGKRFERLVWSSTAADEIVCPSCGESNSRKVMSTFGVGRSAGGGGAIGSSCPAAAPGCSTGGG
- a CDS encoding type II toxin-antitoxin system VapC family toxin translates to MSPVFLDTNVPMYAAGTDHSLRGPCQRVVRAAAEGTLDAVTDVEVFQEILYRYWAIGQRQAGLAVFDSFHRIMLGKILPVEQADIEQARALLAQHAALSPRDAIHLAVMVTRGIREIISADLDFDAVPGVQRIDPTTFG
- a CDS encoding MBL fold metallo-hydrolase, whose amino-acid sequence is MKIVRWALLLALVTVLMASPAADTQEAPVAIRYFGQSFFLVTSGALRIAIDPFGDIGYPFPSGEGDVVLVTHEHRDHNNVGLIGGAPRILRGLTDGGREWAKIYERIAGTLFYTVPSFHDDQFGTARGLNAIFVMETGGLRIAHLGDHGQPFLSEGVLRAIGRVDILMIPVGGAPFTIGAREATHIVGQIHPRLAIPMHYRTAVRPEWPGTDERPFLEGKPNVRRLGSNLLIVARDQLPATTQIVVMNWR
- a CDS encoding DUF362 domain-containing protein produces the protein MRQSRRKFLKTAATVGGALALREWPARLWASESARVALVKTDSHRDGVLRALRLLPPVQMAGRSVVIKPNLNSSHAFPASTHEETLRTLIEICKTGGAREITVADRSGMGDTPRVIREKGLDVVGRELGVRVVPLETLPPSEWLARSLPRGQWQRGVLYPALFEQADLIISTCCLKTHRFGGQFTMALKNTVGMVARTGPDGYEYMRELHGSPRQRSLIAELNLLYRPAMVVLDGILAFVDAGPEAGRLARPGVVLAGTDRVALDSAGVALLRMHGVGSPVADGRIFDQEQIRRAVELGLGVSSPGAIEFVTDSDEGRAVIASIRTELARG
- a CDS encoding 4Fe-4S dicluster domain-containing protein, translating into MAHKRAGAITINEAWCKRCDICIAFCPRDVLAAGDGGIPRVVDLQACTLCMLCVLRCPDFAVEVTEDKEVASGDVAAATHAG
- a CDS encoding metallopeptidase family protein; this encodes MIRISRKRFEQIVADALRGIPPDLRGALDNIEVTVDEWPTEEHLADAGMDRDDVLFGLYHGTPLPDRSPMLPYTLPDVITIFQGPLEEACDTEDEIREEIRRTVVHEIAHYFGFDEERLAELGYG
- a CDS encoding ribbon-helix-helix protein, CopG family, producing MVTRTGRLEVRLPDATRRLLSEEARRRGIPVSELVRQGIELVIREDRAARLKAAVTLFAVGAPVADWETMEDEIERAHGADNR